The following are encoded in a window of Ferviditalea candida genomic DNA:
- a CDS encoding DMT family transporter produces MDRKSPYLLLVIATCLWGGNFVMGKVLVTEIPPIVLALLRWTVALMITLPLFGKQIWQQRKLFLKHWKTVVFLALTGVTGFNTFTYVAVQYTGSINAALMNSAAPIIIVVLSMIFLGEKFSVRRGIGILISMAGVLWIITRGSWAALTQLDFNRGDLWMILAVALWAAYSIGVKKIAGQLPPNALLALTVIITVIVLFPIAMFELTIQKPLPPHSWTATIVGILYIGIFASIVAFLSWNKAVAIIGPSRSANFLNLIPLFSAIFAILFTGEHLAFFHFAGAFLILLGVYVTTRTDRRAHSQPLKSEFPEKKTTPLDI; encoded by the coding sequence ATGGATCGAAAATCCCCTTATCTGCTGCTAGTGATCGCGACCTGTTTGTGGGGCGGCAATTTTGTAATGGGGAAGGTGCTCGTCACCGAGATTCCCCCGATTGTCCTAGCGCTTCTTCGTTGGACGGTAGCCTTGATGATTACACTCCCTTTGTTTGGAAAACAAATTTGGCAGCAGCGCAAATTATTTCTGAAGCACTGGAAAACGGTTGTTTTTCTAGCCCTCACCGGAGTGACGGGCTTCAATACGTTTACCTATGTTGCCGTGCAATATACGGGGTCGATTAACGCCGCGCTGATGAATTCAGCGGCTCCGATCATCATTGTCGTGCTTTCGATGATTTTTCTCGGCGAAAAATTTTCCGTTCGGCGGGGGATCGGCATTCTGATTTCCATGGCGGGAGTGCTTTGGATCATTACACGCGGCTCCTGGGCCGCACTGACCCAACTCGATTTTAATCGCGGAGATTTGTGGATGATTCTGGCAGTGGCGTTATGGGCCGCTTACTCCATCGGGGTCAAAAAAATCGCGGGACAGCTTCCGCCGAATGCACTGCTGGCTTTGACAGTCATCATCACCGTAATCGTCCTCTTTCCGATCGCCATGTTTGAACTGACCATCCAAAAACCGCTGCCCCCCCATTCCTGGACAGCGACCATCGTAGGAATCCTTTATATCGGCATCTTCGCGTCGATTGTCGCCTTTCTTAGCTGGAACAAAGCCGTTGCCATCATCGGGCCTTCCCGAAGCGCGAACTTTTTGAATCTGATTCCGCTGTTCAGCGCCATTTTCGCGATCCTCTTCACCGGCGAACACCTTGCCTTTTTCCACTTTGCAGGAGCTTTCCTGATTCTGTTAGGCGTATATGTCACGACACGCACAGATCGCCGTGCTCATTCACAGCCGTTGAAGAGCGAATTCCCGGAAAAGAAGACAACACCGTTAGATATTTAA
- a CDS encoding GGDEF domain-containing protein produces MSKSEHREKLGGILIGKPQGFTPLDWDRMVLVNLPKRFYLAAIFLALAFVVDVSWFTEDNWILIAGVRAAMVFGALLMGWIGRSFRNYFGAEILILSGSLIQVFFMSVLAWTEGTYNLYITGVYQVLAFVILFLPIRPFVFGTLVFAVGAYWFGIVPVLFRISEDAGILIGHAAGFATYAIMLVAGNMLFIRLRMTDVIHRKSLEDEAGRFEEQTSKDDLTGAFNYRMFQNILPKLVDSAIEQKSLLCLCLIDLDDFKQINDRFGHATGNRVLRSVVHRLSSYIREGDYLFRIGGDEFAIVFNRMPRDKAELIGRRIADSLGGIEELTQQGLPPIRCSMGIAYQTVGSRDWKMLFNAAERALYKAKEEKHGQNQINISGDSPVIFPQ; encoded by the coding sequence ATGTCGAAATCTGAACATCGTGAAAAACTCGGGGGGATCCTGATCGGAAAACCTCAAGGGTTCACTCCCTTGGATTGGGATCGGATGGTCCTGGTGAATTTGCCGAAACGATTTTATTTGGCCGCAATTTTTTTGGCTCTTGCTTTTGTTGTTGATGTGTCGTGGTTTACGGAGGACAATTGGATCCTCATTGCCGGGGTTCGTGCAGCGATGGTGTTCGGCGCGCTGTTGATGGGATGGATCGGCCGCAGCTTCCGAAATTACTTTGGGGCGGAAATACTAATCTTATCCGGATCTCTGATACAGGTATTCTTCATGTCGGTATTGGCTTGGACGGAAGGGACATACAATTTATACATAACAGGCGTTTATCAGGTACTCGCATTTGTCATCTTATTTCTTCCGATTCGTCCATTCGTGTTCGGAACGCTGGTGTTCGCGGTCGGGGCCTACTGGTTCGGGATCGTTCCGGTCTTATTCCGGATCTCCGAAGATGCGGGGATCCTGATCGGCCATGCGGCAGGCTTCGCAACCTATGCCATTATGCTGGTTGCGGGCAATATGCTGTTCATTCGTTTGCGAATGACGGACGTGATCCATAGGAAATCATTGGAGGATGAAGCGGGAAGATTTGAAGAACAAACGTCCAAGGACGATCTGACCGGGGCATTCAATTACCGGATGTTTCAGAACATTCTCCCGAAATTGGTTGATTCCGCCATTGAACAAAAAAGTCTCCTTTGCCTCTGCTTGATTGACCTGGACGATTTCAAACAAATCAACGACCGGTTCGGCCATGCCACAGGCAATCGGGTGCTGCGTTCCGTCGTACACCGGTTATCTTCTTATATCCGCGAAGGAGACTATTTATTCAGGATCGGCGGGGACGAATTCGCCATTGTTTTCAACCGCATGCCCCGGGATAAAGCGGAATTGATCGGACGCCGCATTGCCGATTCATTGGGCGGTATTGAGGAATTGACGCAGCAGGGACTGCCGCCGATTCGCTGCAGTATGGGAATTGCTTACCAAACGGTCGGCAGCAGGGATTGGAAGATGCTGTTTAATGCGGCTGAGCGCGCATTATACAAGGCCAAGGAGGAGAAGCACGGCCAAAATCAGATCAATATATCCGGCGATTCTCCAGTCATTTTTCCTCAATAA
- a CDS encoding Nramp family divalent metal transporter: MEISGVPHPTETKLLRRSKGNARTEQAAREAIAGKRKGIRAMLPFVGPAFIASIAYVDPGNFATNIESGAQFGYRMLWVVVLANVMAMLLQNLSAKLGIATGKNLPEMCREHFPKWLSYLMWGFSEVAAMATDLAEFLGASLALHLLFGLPMLSATLVTGVVTYLILMMERLGFRPMEKFIAAFALFIGASYLIETVLSRPDLSQIVYHSVVPWIGNKDSILLAVGVIGATVMPHAIYLHSSLTQNRVRPRSDEEAFKIHRFSTREVVIAMGFAGFINIAMMYMAAAVFHDTGHAQVADIQSAYQTLTPLLGSAAATVFLLSLLASGVSSSVVGTMAGQVIMQGFVGFSIPMWLRRVLTMLPTVIIVALGTDPTMTLVISQVVLSLVLPAPILALIYFTKRKDLMGVLVNKPWITWASILVGAIILLLNVWLIYQIVAEI; the protein is encoded by the coding sequence ATGGAAATATCAGGTGTTCCGCATCCGACGGAAACGAAATTGTTGAGGCGCAGTAAAGGAAATGCTAGGACAGAACAAGCCGCACGCGAAGCGATTGCGGGTAAACGCAAAGGCATCCGGGCGATGCTGCCGTTTGTTGGGCCTGCATTTATTGCTTCGATCGCTTACGTCGATCCGGGGAATTTCGCAACCAATATTGAAAGCGGGGCCCAGTTCGGTTATAGAATGCTGTGGGTGGTCGTCTTGGCGAATGTGATGGCGATGCTTTTGCAGAATTTGTCCGCCAAGCTGGGGATTGCCACAGGCAAAAATTTGCCGGAAATGTGCAGGGAGCATTTTCCCAAATGGTTGTCCTATTTGATGTGGGGCTTCTCCGAAGTTGCGGCAATGGCAACGGATTTGGCCGAATTTCTCGGAGCTTCGCTGGCCTTGCATTTATTGTTCGGGTTACCGATGCTGTCGGCAACCTTGGTTACAGGGGTTGTCACATATTTGATTCTCATGATGGAGCGTTTGGGCTTCCGCCCGATGGAGAAGTTCATAGCCGCGTTTGCTCTGTTTATCGGAGCCAGTTATTTGATTGAAACCGTGCTGTCTCGGCCCGATTTGTCACAGATCGTTTACCACAGTGTAGTCCCGTGGATCGGCAACAAAGACAGCATTCTGCTGGCGGTAGGAGTTATCGGGGCAACCGTTATGCCGCACGCGATCTATCTGCATTCCAGCTTGACGCAAAATCGTGTACGGCCCCGAAGCGACGAAGAGGCCTTCAAGATTCATCGATTCAGCACTCGGGAAGTGGTCATCGCCATGGGATTCGCCGGTTTCATCAATATCGCCATGATGTATATGGCAGCGGCAGTATTTCACGACACCGGCCACGCTCAAGTAGCTGATATCCAGTCGGCCTACCAAACCTTGACTCCGCTGCTTGGATCGGCGGCGGCTACCGTATTCCTGCTTTCACTCCTGGCCTCCGGCGTGTCCAGTTCTGTCGTCGGGACGATGGCGGGTCAGGTGATCATGCAAGGGTTTGTAGGGTTCTCTATCCCGATGTGGCTGCGAAGGGTTCTGACCATGCTGCCTACCGTGATTATTGTGGCGCTTGGCACGGATCCGACCATGACGCTTGTCATCAGTCAGGTTGTGCTCAGTTTGGTGCTTCCGGCTCCGATTCTCGCGCTGATTTACTTTACAAAACGCAAGGACCTTATGGGAGTATTGGTGAATAAACCTTGGATCACGTGGGCGTCCATCTTGGTTGGAGCGATTATTCTGTTATTGAATGTTTGGCTGATTTATCAAATTGTGGCGGAAATTTAA
- the ilvA gene encoding threonine ammonia-lyase IlvA, which produces MKQIQIADIIHASRMLNQVFDQTPLQKNEILSDKYGCNVFLKREDLQVVRSFKIRGAYNIMRNVSEEEMANGVVCASAGNHAQGVAYSCKLLNVQGKIFMPTTTPRQKISQVKLFGGSFVEVILTGDTFDDSYVKAREYCDRENMVFIHPFDDYRTIVGQGTAGLEIMNQMSDPIDYVFVTIGGGGLVSGVGSYIKNVSPETKIVGVEPSGAPGMKKSIEAGRVITLDEIDKFVDGAAVKQVGEHTFEVSKELLSDIVLVPEGKACTTILELYNNNAIVAEPAGALPIAALDYYREQIQGKNVVCIISGGNNDIDRMQEIKERSLIFEGLKHYFMINFPQRAGALREFMENVLGPTDDITRFEYTKKNNRESGPALVGIELKKKEDYDALIERMKAKEISYIEINKEPQLFNFLV; this is translated from the coding sequence ATGAAACAAATTCAAATCGCGGATATTATCCATGCCAGCCGCATGCTGAATCAGGTGTTTGATCAAACCCCCCTTCAGAAAAATGAAATCTTGTCGGATAAGTACGGCTGCAATGTGTTCCTGAAGCGGGAAGACCTGCAGGTGGTGCGTTCCTTTAAAATCAGGGGCGCCTATAATATTATGAGGAATGTCTCGGAAGAGGAGATGGCCAACGGGGTTGTCTGCGCGAGCGCCGGCAACCATGCCCAGGGTGTGGCCTATTCCTGCAAGCTGCTGAACGTTCAAGGCAAAATCTTCATGCCGACGACAACGCCCCGGCAGAAAATTTCGCAGGTAAAGCTGTTCGGCGGCTCGTTCGTCGAAGTGATTCTGACCGGCGACACGTTCGATGATTCCTACGTGAAAGCAAGGGAATACTGCGACAGGGAGAATATGGTGTTCATTCATCCCTTCGACGATTATCGAACCATTGTCGGGCAGGGAACGGCAGGACTGGAAATCATGAATCAGATGAGCGATCCGATTGATTATGTATTCGTGACGATCGGCGGGGGCGGACTGGTATCCGGGGTCGGCTCCTACATCAAGAACGTCAGTCCGGAAACCAAGATTGTCGGGGTCGAGCCTTCAGGCGCACCGGGAATGAAGAAATCCATTGAAGCGGGCAGGGTGATTACGCTCGATGAAATTGATAAATTCGTTGACGGAGCGGCTGTCAAGCAGGTCGGGGAGCATACCTTCGAGGTCAGCAAAGAGTTGCTGAGCGATATCGTGCTTGTGCCGGAAGGCAAGGCCTGCACAACCATATTGGAGTTATACAACAACAATGCCATTGTTGCGGAGCCTGCGGGCGCGCTGCCGATCGCTGCGCTTGATTATTACCGGGAGCAAATCCAAGGCAAAAATGTCGTGTGCATCATCAGCGGGGGGAACAACGATATCGACCGGATGCAGGAAATCAAAGAGCGTTCCCTGATCTTTGAGGGGCTGAAGCATTATTTCATGATCAACTTCCCCCAGCGGGCCGGGGCGCTCAGGGAATTTATGGAGAATGTGCTCGGACCGACAGACGACATTACCCGATTCGAATACACAAAGAAGAATAACCGGGAAAGCGGGCCGGCGTTGGTCGGAATCGAGCTCAAGAAGAAAGAAGACTACGACGCGCTGATCGAGCGGATGAAGGCTAAAGAAATCTCTTATATCGAGATCAACAAAGAGCCGCAGCTGTTTAATTTTCTGGTTTAA
- a CDS encoding PD-(D/E)XK nuclease family protein, which translates to MAFTIKPYPEWSWSQSRDGLFRECIRKYYYYYYASHNGWLRDSDPESQAAYRLKQISNLYLLLGDAVHQMAESALKSWRDCGSLTEKSEMILGIRSRLNQAYKDSLQVKQWKAAPKKLAMLHEMYYGGGLSPQRVGQIKERIEACVDGFLSSRSLVELQGVDGIEIKEIEELNQFYISGEKIHVKLDMLYQKADGTWIIADWKTGLESDKNEQQMLLYALFLHDQYKVPYDRIEIRLEYLLSRECVTPKIAIEEVERIEAEVMDSIRQMKAYLEDPVRNIPLPKEAFPPNPGKKTCSSCSFLEICAAKTV; encoded by the coding sequence ATGGCTTTCACAATCAAGCCTTATCCAGAATGGTCCTGGTCCCAGTCGCGGGATGGTCTGTTTCGGGAATGTATCAGAAAATACTACTATTACTATTATGCGTCGCACAATGGATGGTTGAGAGATTCCGATCCGGAGTCGCAGGCTGCCTATCGGCTGAAGCAAATCAGCAATCTCTATTTGCTGCTCGGGGATGCAGTGCATCAAATGGCCGAATCGGCGTTGAAAAGCTGGAGAGACTGCGGTTCGCTGACCGAAAAGAGCGAGATGATTCTCGGCATTCGCAGCCGCTTGAATCAGGCCTACAAGGATTCTCTTCAGGTGAAGCAATGGAAAGCCGCGCCCAAGAAGCTTGCGATGCTCCATGAAATGTATTATGGAGGAGGCTTGTCGCCGCAGCGAGTCGGGCAGATCAAGGAGAGAATCGAAGCCTGTGTCGATGGTTTTTTGTCCTCGCGAAGCCTGGTTGAACTGCAGGGCGTTGACGGGATCGAGATTAAGGAGATTGAAGAACTCAATCAATTTTACATATCCGGGGAAAAAATACATGTGAAGCTGGATATGCTGTATCAAAAAGCTGACGGCACCTGGATTATCGCCGATTGGAAAACCGGGCTGGAATCGGACAAAAACGAGCAGCAGATGCTTCTATACGCACTGTTTTTGCATGATCAATATAAGGTTCCCTATGATCGCATCGAGATCAGGTTGGAATATTTGCTGTCTAGGGAATGTGTGACGCCAAAGATCGCAATCGAGGAAGTTGAGCGGATCGAGGCGGAAGTGATGGACAGCATCCGGCAAATGAAAGCTTACCTGGAAGACCCGGTTCGAAATATCCCGCTTCCAAAGGAGGCCTTTCCTCCAAATCCGGGCAAAAAAACGTGTTCGAGCTGCAGCTTTTTGGAAATATGCGCTGCCAAAACAGTGTGA
- a CDS encoding DUF421 domain-containing protein — translation MTYPELMMRVGATFVVLLVVIRLQGKKQIAQFSYFNYINGISIGSLSANVVITNAIPFGKGIVMLILWALMTWLIAFLSLKSVNLRKIFEGVPRYVIKQGEIVEKNLRIENVSIDDLNSMLRQKNNFSVQDVESAILELNGSLSVLSKNRVLPVTRGDLHIEGKQVGVALPLVVDGVIMRDNLTANSISEEWVADQLKRRNVNIEEVLYMELGTEGHVLVELRGK, via the coding sequence ATGACTTATCCGGAGCTGATGATGCGGGTTGGCGCCACTTTTGTTGTGCTGTTGGTTGTCATACGCCTACAGGGCAAAAAACAGATCGCGCAATTCAGTTATTTCAACTATATTAACGGGATTTCGATTGGATCGCTGTCGGCGAACGTAGTCATCACAAATGCAATTCCTTTCGGCAAAGGAATTGTTATGCTCATCTTATGGGCGCTGATGACTTGGCTGATCGCATTCCTGTCGCTCAAAAGCGTGAATTTGCGCAAGATTTTCGAAGGAGTTCCGCGGTACGTCATCAAGCAAGGCGAAATTGTCGAAAAAAACTTGCGGATCGAGAATGTGTCGATAGACGATCTTAATTCCATGCTGCGCCAAAAAAATAATTTTTCCGTCCAGGATGTCGAATCGGCGATTCTGGAATTGAACGGATCGCTCAGTGTATTAAGCAAAAACCGGGTGCTGCCGGTTACCCGGGGAGATCTGCATATTGAAGGAAAGCAAGTGGGGGTCGCACTGCCGTTGGTTGTAGACGGCGTGATCATGAGGGATAATCTGACGGCGAATTCAATCTCGGAGGAGTGGGTTGCCGACCAGCTGAAGCGGCGCAACGTGAACATAGAAGAGGTTCTGTATATGGAGCTTGGGACGGAAGGGCATGTGCTGGTTGAACTGAGGGGAAAATGA
- a CDS encoding HAD family hydrolase: MLTYDIPGAGRLAFGHLVLDFNGTIASDGVLISGVSERLETLSEKLRIHVITADTNGSVHRECEHLPLQVQVIGNMDQAGEKARFIRGLGEDGIVAIGNGVNDRLMFETADLAIAVLGREGCSSEALMHGDIVVRDILDGLDLLLHPNRLIATLRR, translated from the coding sequence ATGCTGACTTATGATATTCCGGGAGCGGGCCGTCTGGCTTTCGGCCACCTGGTGTTGGATTTTAACGGAACGATTGCGTCGGACGGCGTCTTGATTTCCGGAGTGTCAGAAAGATTGGAGACGCTGAGCGAGAAACTGCGGATTCATGTGATTACGGCGGATACCAACGGAAGCGTTCACAGGGAATGCGAGCATTTGCCGCTGCAGGTTCAGGTTATCGGCAACATGGACCAGGCCGGTGAGAAGGCGAGATTTATCCGAGGGCTTGGGGAAGACGGGATTGTAGCAATCGGCAACGGAGTGAATGACCGTCTGATGTTTGAGACGGCCGACCTGGCGATTGCGGTTCTGGGCAGGGAGGGCTGCTCCTCCGAGGCGCTTATGCATGGGGATATTGTCGTTCGGGATATTCTGGACGGCCTGGATCTATTGCTGCATCCCAACCGTCTGATTGCGACGCTGCGCAGATAA
- a CDS encoding diguanylate cyclase domain-containing protein — protein sequence MSSSDGISFFPDYGEDIDQLIKYADTATYEAKRNGKNHYRIYQISKGAG from the coding sequence ATTTCCTCCAGTGACGGAATCAGTTTTTTCCCCGACTACGGGGAGGATATCGACCAGTTGATCAAATATGCGGATACTGCCACGTATGAGGCTAAACGAAATGGCAAAAATCATTACAGGATCTATCAAATTTCAAAAGGAGCGGGCTGA
- a CDS encoding PAS domain-containing protein, with translation MNSTVYMKIGIWKYPIYNNLYYISIGAGVFEHLIYILLLAWAFAKGPSKRIMEANPEAHRLFGYFDEPLLGQSLYDLFWDEKLSSQTELHQYHFRTGKRWVHVEMLMKNRKGQKLVTLVEGDKLESMLKEFQTLIFLKGRNASFPPVTESVFSPTTGRISTS, from the coding sequence ATGAACAGTACCGTATACATGAAGATCGGAATTTGGAAATATCCGATATACAATAACTTATATTACATTTCCATTGGCGCGGGTGTTTTCGAGCACCTGATTTATATTCTGCTGCTGGCATGGGCGTTTGCCAAGGGACCTTCCAAGCGGATTATGGAAGCGAACCCGGAGGCTCATCGGCTATTCGGGTATTTTGACGAGCCTTTGCTCGGCCAATCCCTGTACGATTTGTTTTGGGATGAGAAGCTAAGCTCGCAAACAGAGCTGCATCAATACCATTTTCGCACAGGCAAAAGATGGGTTCATGTGGAGATGCTGATGAAAAACCGGAAGGGTCAAAAGCTGGTCACGCTCGTTGAAGGCGACAAGCTAGAGAGCATGTTGAAAGAATTCCAAACTCTTATTTTTTTGAAGGGGAGGAATGCGTCATTTCCTCCAGTGACGGAATCAGTTTTTTCCCCGACTACGGGGAGGATATCGACCAGTTGA
- a CDS encoding aldo/keto reductase → MVDSISDKTELSNGVKMPWLGLGVYKVEEGREVEHAVEQALAAGYRSIDTAALYGNEAGVGKAVGNSGISREELFVTTKVWNSRQGYESTLLAFEESRQKLGLEYIDLYLVHWPVQGKYKDTWRALEKLHREGYIRAIGVSNFQIHHLKDLLSVCEVKPTVNQVELHPLLTQKELLKFCRQHDIQMEAWSPLMRGRLDHPLLKELGEKYGKTPAQIVLRWDLQNGVVVIPKSVRAERIRENADIFDFELSSEDLTKLDGMNENRRFGPDPDHIDF, encoded by the coding sequence ATGGTAGATTCAATTAGCGATAAGACTGAATTATCAAACGGCGTAAAGATGCCTTGGCTGGGACTGGGCGTCTATAAAGTGGAAGAGGGCCGGGAAGTTGAGCATGCCGTAGAACAAGCGTTGGCAGCAGGTTATCGCAGCATCGACACGGCAGCCCTTTACGGCAATGAAGCAGGTGTGGGTAAAGCTGTCGGGAACAGCGGAATTTCTCGGGAAGAATTGTTCGTGACCACCAAGGTGTGGAACAGCCGACAGGGGTATGAATCGACATTGTTGGCTTTTGAAGAAAGCCGGCAAAAACTCGGACTCGAATACATAGATCTATATCTGGTTCATTGGCCGGTACAGGGGAAGTATAAAGATACATGGCGTGCGCTGGAAAAGCTGCATCGGGAAGGATATATCCGGGCCATCGGCGTCAGCAATTTTCAAATCCATCATCTGAAAGACCTCTTGTCGGTTTGCGAGGTTAAGCCGACGGTCAACCAAGTGGAGCTGCATCCGCTGTTAACGCAGAAGGAATTGCTCAAGTTCTGCCGACAGCATGACATCCAAATGGAGGCTTGGAGTCCGTTAATGCGGGGAAGACTCGATCATCCGCTGTTGAAGGAGCTGGGGGAAAAATACGGAAAAACCCCGGCGCAAATCGTCCTCCGCTGGGATTTGCAGAATGGGGTTGTGGTGATTCCTAAATCGGTCAGGGCCGAACGAATCCGGGAGAACGCCGATATTTTTGACTTTGAATTATCGTCGGAAGACTTAACGAAGCTGGACGGCATGAATGAAAACCGGCGTTTTGGTCCGGATCCGGACCATATTGATTTTTAA